tataaataagtagagTCTAAAATGAAGttgtaggtaagtacttaaaGTAACAATAATTCCGGAGGAATCAGCTATCATTGTGTCAATAGTCGTGTCAGTCAATGGGTTAAAACCCAAGAGTGTCAACAACCACTAAGGAGACTGGCGTTAGGcagatggatcaagggcctgatacaGAAGGCAGTACTCTTGGAAACGGCACacattgtgaggaggtttctgtctttggaggcctaaccaccggtagcttggacaaGGCTCCcgctggtcggctcctatttttaaatattattttattttggattttCCAAGTAGTATATAAAGATGTAGATGTTTTTAggcgtttttaaataaatataactgtgtaaataataatgtttttttgaggaggagggggggggggatcaacctatgacttctcccgccttgggtgaggcgggagggagtgtcagactctaactgactaaaaaccaccccgtttcttctcctgttttgagccggagccccggtaaccttttactttttactttactttttataatgATCCATGTTCGTTTCGTACGGTGTACGTTGtatagtacctacttacctgTACAATGAAGAAATAAGAGTAGATGATGAGGAGGAGAGGCATGAAATAACAGAAGACGGAGTAGATCAGGATGTAACTTCGGCTGAACCAGTCCTTGGATAGGTAGTCAGTGCCACAAGCAGTCATGTTGCCTTCAGGTACATATCTGCAGTATAGGATATAAGAAATTACCTAGTGTTTGATTCACTTTGAAATACCTAAGGGAACAGATCTTACCGGTTCCAGCCGAAGAAAGGCGCGAGGGTCCATGCAAGCGAGAACGTCCAAATGCCGAGGATACGCAGAAGAGCTCCATTGTTGGTCATCGGCTTGGCGGCTATACCTTTCACGATTACATTGTAGCGGTCGAAAGCAATCATAGTCATGGTCCAAATTGATGCACACCCAAATAGAGACCCAGCACAAGCGTATAGTTCACACGCAAGAGGACCTAATGGAACGTGAAGAAATGGGGtgagtaaaacatattttatcggTTACactaattattgtaaaaacgGCCCAAATTGCTGCATAGCTTCACTTACCCCATACCCATGTTTCGTTATAACAATTAACCACCATAGCCGGAGACATGCAGCACATCATAAGGAAGTCGGAGAAGGCAAGATTCACCACAAGTAAGTTTGATGGAGTTTTAAGACTctataaagagaaaaaaatcaAGTGGTCACAGATTTTCCTCACAATACTAAACTaatgttagtaaataatttacctTCGTTGACATAAATATGTAGATGACCATTCCGTTGCCAGAAATAGAGATGAAACCAAGAACGCCGATTGTGAATCCCAAGAGTCCGTGCCATAGCGGGTTCATAGGAGGAAACTGGTAcctatttatgaaatatttacaattaagtTAGAGTAGTGGTATAATACTGTGCTCTAAGCACATAATACAGAAATACAGTGCATGTTCAATTCGATCTATCCATGACAATTTAAGAATCAGACTTACCAATGAGGATCGACCATATGAAGCATATCTGGTGGCACCTTGTCAACGACGGTTTGGTTTGAGGCACCATACGCCGCTACTTGGCCACCCCATGCTTGCAGAGCTGCTATGCCAGGCCCGGGATCCAACGTCAGCGACATCTTCGTTGTGGTGTTCTTAACCTTGCAATTTTAACAATCGTTAAGCAAGATTCACTCAAAAGTTGCGAAACATGAACTAAAAAAACCACTTGATCTTACTTAAAATTAAGGAGAGGAAAACTCCGAGAtggttattacaaaaatactgaaGAAAATCGTTAAACGAACTACTCCAGTCTTTAGTGTAGTTTAACCAATCCCGTGGTGCGGCGGGGTTGCCGAGGCTGTGGAGGCTACTCGCAGCTCTCCGTTTTGTTAACGTCTTTTATATGTAGACCTTTAGGATTAACACTGACGTCGCGAACAAAATCAATATTCATAATGAGATATACGCATCTAAGAAGGTGAAcattacctatacctacttaaCTTGGTCACAATTTTTTCTACAGGGTTGAACTTGtgctactttttatttcttgtgCCTACTCTGCGGTACTTACTTAATACCTACCATGTTATTACCTAATTTTCCATTTTAagctgacttaaaaaaatgaggtTTTCCTTTTAACCTGTTTAATgtgtttacttataatatattttttgatgcggttttcagcatagtatttttcagattaaGGAGAAAGCTTCAGGGATATCCCTGGCTTAAAAAAAAGGTggttccctttttttaaaagttatCATATTTGTACCTACAATAAGAGTGAAGAATTATCAGTTTAAGAAGCCCCCTTTCGCATCTGCCTATATGAATGCGCCCGCCACATCAACTTTTTAATCCGTTAAGTTACGTCAGTGACTTTTGTACATTTGTTGATCTCTTCAGTTTAAATTCGAATCACGGTTACATATTTGATATCGAGTAGAGCCTAACCAGAACATTGTTACCATAATGCaacatgaaaattaattttcgaGTTCAACCCTGTGTTTCTTATGTCCTACTCGGCTAATAACGTTATGAGGTCGCTAAGAAGTACCTACCTGCCTTTAGCGTTAACAGGATTATGCCTACGAGCTGTCGTCGCATTAGATCGTTCTTACCTAGTTATGGGCACCTTTTAGGATACTTAGGTGTTTTTTATTGCATATACCTACACATATATTTAGAAATAAGTCGGTAGGTAGTTCTACGTACTACGGACTTTCAAAGTTTGGAGCTGATCACAGAaatattttaggtacctacatatatgggGGCCATGAGGTTAATCAACTAGCCATATAatgcattaatattaaaattatgttagttCGTCTTAAGGCCGCTTGGGAGGGTAAGTCAGTCCCTTTCCTACCTACACCCATGAGCTTCATCAACCAAGCTCGACCAACCTTTCGCAGCTTTCTCAGATTACAATATGGTATTCCAAATTTCAAAGTCCAAGTTCATGTCCTTGACCACCTCCCAtgtaaaattattgttgtatttaacCTTGACTTACGTGTTTAGGgaattgtacctacctacatatttcaTTGCCATCAGTTCATTACCATTTCATGTGCAGTATTTTCGTATTACCTAGGCTacctattataattttctttcataagTTATCGCCGCGAGATCTCTGACTGcgtttgtttgttaaaaaatttcaataatagtaTAAACTGTCCCGAAATTTTgtccaaattttattttaataccccTAAAAAGTCTAAACGATTTTATCCGCCTTTGCGTGCGCCATTATCCTCAACAAATTATCGACAGAATTCGTACGTAGTGCGTGCAAGCAAAATTTTTTTGAGTTGTGTAAACAGCACGATATAGACCCATTCTTGAATAGTGTGCCCTCAGTTAGGAGGTGCTTGAGCCAACACTTTTTCATGTTTAGCAGTTTCATATAACGGTGTGATTGGTGTACAATTTAAGCAAAATTTGTTATGGTACTATAGTGTAATTGTTATTTggcatttaatttcttttcttttctgcAATGtccatattttattaggtactctGCACCTTATAAGTGGGCACTTGTTATTGGCTGACAGTCTAACTTTCTATTCCTAATTTGTTGTCTTTTACCTGTAAGTCCTCCatgttacttaaataaataacttaatagtAAAACTTGAGATGGACCTGTcactaatattcctattaaaaacAATGGGAGT
The genomic region above belongs to Spodoptera frugiperda isolate SF20-4 chromosome 12, AGI-APGP_CSIRO_Sfru_2.0, whole genome shotgun sequence and contains:
- the LOC118262417 gene encoding opsin-1, with the translated sequence MSLTLDPGPGIAALQAWGGQVAAYGASNQTVVDKVPPDMLHMVDPHWYQFPPMNPLWHGLLGFTIGVLGFISISGNGMVIYIFMSTKSLKTPSNLLVVNLAFSDFLMMCCMSPAMVVNCYNETWVWGPLACELYACAGSLFGCASIWTMTMIAFDRYNVIVKGIAAKPMTNNGALLRILGIWTFSLAWTLAPFFGWNRYVPEGNMTACGTDYLSKDWFSRSYILIYSVFCYFMPLLLIIYSYFFIVQAVAAHEKGMREQAKKMNVASLRSSEAANTSAECKLAKVALMTISLWFMAWTPYLVINYTGVFESAPISPLATIWGSLFAKANAVYNPIVYGISHPKYRAALYQRFPSLSCQASPDESGSVASGATAVSEEKPAA